From a single Planctellipticum variicoloris genomic region:
- a CDS encoding DUF1549 domain-containing protein produces MTFLHHYRRRRFLPGDLVLAVVGGLLIALAPQSAQAADRTVSFVNDVMPVLTKAGCNVGVCHAKAGGGQNGFQLSLLGFEPQEDFEHLVKEGRGRRLFAGVPDRSLLLLKASGQMPHGGGARLDAASEGYSLLREWIRQGAAYDKESDPKLQSFEVQPRRGSIARHGEQQLKVLARYSDGSERDVTEQALYESNDRSMAEVSDRGLVKILDLSGNVAVMVRYQGQVAVFSASVPLGAPVENLPPSRNFVDEFVFGNLKALGVPPSSVCDDATFLRRVTLDIGGRLPTEQEATAFLASTDPEKRDHAIDELLRSPDYADYFANKWTALLKNRRDDTSDIVSNFAFHAWVRDSLLANKPYDQFVRELLAATGTVIGNPPVAWYKRVKEPKDQIEDVAQLFLGVRMQCAQCHHHPFERWSQDDYYSLAAFFSQVGRKPSSTRGEDLIFHKRGIAAATNIKTGLPLKPAALGDAIPPMTADEDPRLRLADWMSTPENPFFAKSLVNRYWKHFFQRGLIEPEDDIRDTNPPTNPELLAALEKHFIASGFDLKELVRVITRSQAYQLSAAPNEHNLSDRQNYSRYYPRRLQAEVLLDAIDRLTESQTDFANLPAGTRAVALPDNSYNRSSPFLRVFGRPEGESVCECERVQSSSLAQSLHLLNAADIKAKLGNPNGRAVRIAKDDRTPEAKVRELYLAAFSRQPRPDELKTSLDYLTEPRADADGKTIDPQKEAADNFQDLIWALINTKEFLFNH; encoded by the coding sequence ATGACCTTCCTCCACCACTATCGCCGACGCCGTTTCCTGCCGGGAGATCTCGTCCTCGCCGTCGTCGGGGGGCTGCTCATCGCGCTCGCCCCGCAATCCGCACAGGCCGCCGATCGAACCGTCAGCTTCGTCAACGACGTCATGCCGGTCCTGACGAAGGCCGGCTGCAATGTGGGCGTCTGCCACGCCAAAGCCGGGGGCGGACAGAACGGATTCCAACTGTCGCTGCTCGGGTTCGAGCCGCAGGAAGACTTCGAACATCTGGTCAAGGAGGGGCGCGGTCGTCGACTCTTCGCCGGCGTTCCCGATCGCAGCCTGCTGCTGCTCAAGGCCTCCGGCCAGATGCCGCACGGCGGCGGCGCCCGTCTGGACGCCGCTTCCGAAGGCTACTCCCTCCTGCGCGAATGGATTCGACAGGGCGCCGCATATGACAAGGAGAGCGACCCGAAACTTCAGTCGTTCGAAGTCCAGCCCAGGCGGGGCTCGATCGCCCGTCACGGCGAACAGCAGCTCAAGGTACTGGCCCGATACTCGGACGGCAGCGAACGCGACGTCACCGAACAGGCGCTCTACGAATCCAACGACCGGAGCATGGCCGAGGTCTCCGATCGCGGGCTCGTCAAGATCCTCGATCTTTCCGGGAACGTCGCCGTCATGGTTCGTTACCAGGGCCAGGTCGCGGTCTTCAGCGCCTCGGTCCCGCTCGGAGCGCCGGTCGAGAATCTGCCTCCCTCCCGGAACTTTGTCGACGAGTTCGTTTTTGGCAATCTGAAAGCGCTCGGCGTCCCCCCATCCTCAGTTTGCGACGATGCGACGTTCCTGCGGCGAGTCACGCTCGATATCGGCGGGCGACTTCCCACGGAGCAGGAAGCGACCGCCTTCCTGGCCAGCACCGATCCCGAGAAACGGGACCACGCCATCGACGAGCTGCTGCGCAGCCCCGACTACGCGGACTATTTCGCCAACAAGTGGACCGCGCTGCTGAAGAATCGTCGCGACGACACCAGCGACATCGTCTCCAACTTCGCCTTCCATGCCTGGGTCCGCGACAGCCTGCTCGCCAACAAGCCGTACGACCAGTTCGTCCGCGAACTGCTGGCGGCAACCGGGACGGTGATCGGCAATCCGCCGGTGGCCTGGTACAAGCGAGTCAAAGAGCCGAAGGATCAGATCGAAGACGTCGCCCAGCTCTTTCTGGGCGTCCGGATGCAGTGCGCCCAGTGCCATCACCACCCGTTCGAACGCTGGAGTCAGGACGACTACTACTCGCTGGCGGCCTTCTTCAGCCAGGTTGGCCGAAAGCCGTCGTCGACGCGCGGCGAGGATCTGATCTTCCACAAGCGCGGCATCGCCGCCGCCACCAATATCAAAACCGGCCTGCCGCTGAAGCCCGCCGCGCTGGGGGACGCCATCCCGCCGATGACGGCGGACGAAGATCCCCGCCTGCGGCTCGCCGACTGGATGAGCACCCCGGAAAACCCGTTCTTCGCAAAGTCGCTCGTGAATCGCTACTGGAAGCACTTCTTCCAGCGGGGTCTGATCGAGCCCGAGGACGACATCCGCGATACGAATCCCCCGACCAACCCGGAACTGCTGGCCGCTCTCGAGAAACACTTCATCGCCAGCGGCTTCGACCTGAAAGAGCTGGTCCGGGTCATCACGCGCTCGCAAGCCTATCAGTTGAGCGCCGCGCCCAACGAACACAACCTCTCCGACCGGCAGAACTACTCGCGATACTATCCCCGGCGGCTGCAGGCCGAAGTCCTGCTCGACGCAATCGACCGGCTGACCGAGTCGCAGACCGACTTTGCCAATCTGCCGGCCGGGACGCGGGCGGTGGCGCTCCCCGACAACAGTTACAACAGATCTTCGCCGTTCCTCAGAGTCTTCGGACGCCCGGAGGGCGAAAGCGTCTGCGAATGCGAACGGGTCCAATCGTCGAGCCTCGCCCAAAGCCTGCATCTGCTCAATGCGGCCGACATCAAGGCGAAGCTCGGCAACCCCAACGGTCGCGCCGTGCGGATCGCGAAGGACGATCGGACGCCCGAGGCAAAGGTCCGCGAGCTGTACCTGGCGGCCTTCTCACGCCAGCCGCGCCCCGACGAGCTGAAGACGTCGCTCGACTATCTGACCGAACCCCGCGCCGACGCCGACGGGAAAACGATCGACCCGCAGAAGGAGGCGGCCGACAACTTCCAGGATCTGATCTGGGCGCTGATCAATACCAAAGAATTCCTGTTCAACCATTAG